A single region of the Pelecanus crispus isolate bPelCri1 chromosome 10, bPelCri1.pri, whole genome shotgun sequence genome encodes:
- the GHITM gene encoding growth hormone-inducible transmembrane protein yields MLAARLVCLRALSCQTIRPTITQASPALRNSSIKAYRLWQPNQCYATRVRTGVRRGKIGQEIKEAAFEPSAETALKADRLGKFVVAGGAAVGLGALCYYGMGMSSEIGAIERAIIWPQYVKDRIRSTYMYFAGSIGLTALSAVAVSRSPALMSLMTRGSWLAIGAAFAAMIGAGMLVRSISYENSPAAKHLAWMMHSGVMGAVVAPVALLGGPLLIRAAWYTAGIVGGLSTVAMCAPSEKFLNMGGPLGIGLGFVLASSIGKIFLPPTSAFGAGLYSVAVYGGLVLFGMFLLYDTQHVIKRAETVPYYGATKYDPINACMGIYTDTLNIFIRVATMLAGGGGWQEKVN; encoded by the exons ATGCTGGCTGCAAGGCTAGTATGCCTGAGGGCGTTATCATGCCAGACTATCCGCCCCACCATTACTCAGGCTTCCCCAGCTTTGAGGAACTCCAGTATAAAAGCATACAGGCTGTGGCAGCCTAATCAG TGTTATGCCACCAGAGTAAGAACGGGTGTAAGGCGTGGAAAAATTGGCCAGGAAATTAAAGAAGCAGCATTTGAGCCATCTGCAGAAACAGCACTTAAAG ccGATCGCCTGGGGAAATTTGTTGTTGCTGGAGGGGCTGCTGTTGGCCTGGGGGCCCTCTGTTACTATGGAATGGGCATGTCCAGTGAGATCGGAGCTATCGAAAGAGCTAT TATTTGGCCACAGTACGTGAAAGACAGAATTCGCTCTACTTACATGTACTTTGCGGGAAGCATTGGCTTGACGGCACTGTCCGCTGTAGCAGTAAGCAGATCTCCAGCACTCATGAGCCTTATGACAAGAGGCTCCTGGCTG GCAATAGGTGCAGCTTTTGCAGCTATGATTGGTGCTGGAATGTTGGTCAGGTCCATATCCTACGAAAATAGCCCAGCAGCTAAACATTTGGCTTGGATGATGCATTCAG GTGTCATGGGTGCAGTGGTGGCTCCTGTAGCCCTTTTGGGTGGTCCTTTGCTGATCAGAGCTGCCTGGTATACTGCTGGAATCGTCGGAGGGCTCTCAACTGTGGCCATGTGTGCTCCAAGTGAAAAATTTCTGAACATGGGAGGACCACTTGGAATAGGCTTAGGCTTTGTTCTTGCCTCTTCAATTggtaaaat TTTCTTGCCTCCTACTTCTGCTTTTGGTGCTGGCTTGTATTCGGTAGCTGTTTATGGTGGATTGGTACTCTTTGGCATGTTCCTGCTCTATGATACCCAGCATGTTATCAAGCGTGCAGAAACTGTTCCGTATTATGGAGCAACAAAATACGATCCAATCAATGC GTGCATGGGTATCTACACAGATACACTGAACATCTTCATTCGGGTGGCCACCATGCTTGCGGGTGGTGGAGGGTGGCAGGAGAAAGTAAACTGA